In one Magallana gigas chromosome 7, xbMagGiga1.1, whole genome shotgun sequence genomic region, the following are encoded:
- the LOC105341221 gene encoding protein transport protein Sec24C isoform X3, with protein sequence MNPNYPGSTQGQMPPTGYGAPGMNPGQMRPPGPGPMNNPGYGAPPKPGPGQYGMPPASNGPQYPNMGPPGNVPGKPPVSMHNNMAPGLPPQARPSPMMPPSSSSQISNGMNAMHISQPRGPAPNQPNIGSPGQPRMGPPSGLPPTSQMGGIPRQPTNNMGGPMSGPPTNQFGGPPTSQYGGAPPTSQYGGAPPTSQYGGAPPTSQYGGAPPTSQYGGAPPTSQYGGAPPTSQFGGAPPTSQYGGAPPTSQYGGAPPTTHTGGMSGPMPRQGMPPPTSSSTGMPPQSRQGFPPAPSTGAHQSPPSGMTMTDRYGQGPPSGPPSGPSMMSPSGPGSFPPPPGPGNFPQGNQAGPGQFPPQPGQTPPGQFPPQPGQAPPGQMPPQPGQPRYPGGTMPGQSFPPNYPGGQPMSGPGGMQQPAGPKKLDPDQMPSPIQVIDDDRANRSGNFQTTKGAVPPLVTTDFVVQDQGNCNPRFMRSTLYNVPCTSDMLKSCHIPFALSISPFAKLPEEEYNPPIVNLGETGPVRCKRCKAYMNPNMMFIDGGRRFQCVFCGAATDVPAEYFAHLDHTGKRIDTYDRPELCLGSYEFVATKDYCKNGALPNAPAFIFMIDVSYNSIKSGLVHLICERLKEDILVNLPKEVGQEESEVRVGFVTYAKEIHFYNVKGNLAQPQMLVVSDLNDVFVPLLDGFLVKLSESEAVIDSLLSQIPEMFAESRETETVLGPVIQAGLDALKSADRSGKLYIFHTSLPIAEAPGKLKNRDDRKLLGTEKEKTILTPQNNFYTKLGQDCVGVGCSVDLFLFPNAYVDVATISEVCRLTGGNLYKYSYFQADLDGERFLEDLKYNVMNQSAFDAILRVRASTGIRAVDFLGNFYMSNTTDVEMAAVDREQSMNVEIKHDDKLNEADGAFIQVAVLYTSVGGQRRLRIHNLALNCCTQMADLFRNTELDTLINYMAKHAVRTSLNSNPKQVREGIMSQVAQILACYRKNCSTPAPMGQLILPESMKLLPLYSNCVVKSDALQGGSEISTDDRSFLMLKLNSMDVSSTQVFFYPRLIPLHDLESHGDRIPAAIRCSVERLRDNGVYLLENGLSMFLWIGHNVEPQWVQKVFSVQSAAQIDIDKCKLNDLDNPVSQKLRDAINSIRGERCRYMKLTIVRQRDKLEPWFNHFLVEDKGNNGSASYVDFLRHIYGEIRNLLS encoded by the exons ATGAATCCAAACTATCCCGGAAGTACTCAAGGACAGATGCCGCCCACAGGGTATGGAGCTCCCGGGATGAATCCCGGACAGATGCGACCCCCGGGACCAGGACCAATGAATAACCCAG GTTATGGTGCACCACCTAAGCCCGGACCAGGCCAGTATGGGATGCCACCTGCATCCAACGGACCCCAGTATCCAAACATGGGCCCACCTGG GAATGTTCCTGGTAAGCCACCAGTCAGCATGCACAACAACATGGCTCCTGGACTCCCTCCCCAGGCCCGGCCCTCCCCAATGATGCCCCCTTCATCGTCAAGTCAG ATTTCAAATGGGATGAATGCTATGCATATATCACAGCCAAGAGGACCTGCTCCAAAT CAGCCAAACATTGGTTCCCCAGGGCAACCTCGCATGGGTCCCCCCAGTGGGTTGCCACCAACAAGTCAAATGGGAGGCATTCCCAGACAACCAACAAATAATATGGGAGGTCCAATGTCTGGTCCCCCAACAAATCAGTTTGGAGGCCCCCCAACGAGCCAATATGGAGGTGCCCCACCGACAAGTCAATATGGAGGTGCTCCACCTACAAGTCAATATGGAGGTGCTCCACCTACAAGTCAATATGGAGGTGCCCCACCCACAAGTCAGTATGGAGGTGCCCCACCCACAAGTCAATATGGAGGTGCCCCACCCACAAGTCAGTTTGGAGGTGCTCCACCTACAAGTCAATATGGAGGTGCCCCACCCACAAGTCAGTATGGGGGTGCCCCACCCACAACTCATACAGGAGGAATGTCTGGTCCTATGCCAAGACAAGGAATGCCTCCACCTACATCTTCCAGCACTGGCATGCCTCCTCAAAGCAGACAAGGCTTCCCTCCTGCACCATCCACAGGGGCCCATCAGAGTCCTCCTTCAGGAATGACAATGACAGACCGATATGGACAGGGACCACCAAGTGGACCTCCATCAGGGCCAAGCATGATGTCTCCATCTGGTCCTGGATCGTTTCCTCCACCACCAGGACCTGGCAACTTTCCCCAGGGGAATCAGGCTGGACCCGGGCAGTTTCCCCCTCAACCAGGCCAAACTCCTCCAGGGCAGTTCCCCCCTCAACCAGGTCAAGCTCCCCCAGGGCAGATGCCCCCTCAACCAGGACAGCCCCGGTATCCCGGGGGAACAATGCCTGGACAGTCCTTCCCGCCCAACTATCCAGGGGGCCAGCCTATGTCAGGCCCTGGAGGAATGCAGCAGCCCGCTGGGCCAAAGAAGCTGGACCCTGATCAGATGCCCAGCCCA ATTCAAGTGATAGATGATGACAGAGCCAACAGAAGTGGGAATTTCCAAACAACCAAAGGAGCTGTGCCACCATTGGTCACAACAGATTTTGTGGTGCAAGATCAAG GGAACTGTAACCCTCGTTTTATGAGGTCCACTCTATATAATGTGCCCTGTACCTCGGATATGCTAAAGAGTTGTCACATACCTTTTGCACTCAGCATTAGTCCATTTGCCAAGCTTCCAGAAGAagag TACAATCCGCCCATTGTGAACCTCGGGGAGACAGGTCCGGTGCGGTGCAAGAGATGCAAGGCCTACATGAACCCCAACATGATGTTTATTGACGGTGGGCGTCGGTTCCAGTGTGTGTTCTGTGGCGCCGCCACTGACG TGCCAGCGGAGTACTTTGCCCATTTAGACCACACAGGAAAGAGAATTGACACGTATGACAGACCAGAGCTTTGCCTTGGCTCGTACGAGTTTGTAGCCACAAAAGATTATTGTAAG AATGGAGCATTGCCAAACGCGCCAgcatttattttcatgattGATGTCTCATACAACAGTATAAAAAGTGGGCTTGTCCATCTAATATGTGAAAGGTTAAAAGAAGATATCTTGGTGAATTTGCCAAA agAGGTTGGACAGGAAGAATCCGAGGTCAGAGTCGGCTTTGTGACGTACGCTAAAGAGATTCACTTCTACAATGTCAAG GGAAACCTTGCTCAGCCTCAGATGTTGGTTGTCTCCGACTTGAACGATGTGTTTGTGCCGTTACTGGACGGATTCTTGGTAAAACTTTCTGAATCAGAGGCGGTCATTGACAGCTTGTTGTCCCAGATTCCAGAGATGTTCGCGGAGTCACGGGAGACGGAAACGGTGCTTGGACCAGTCATACAGGCTGGACTGGACGCGCTTAAGTCGGCAGACCGTAGCGGGAAGCTGTACATATTCCACACCTCACTGCCCATCGCTGAGGCACCTGGAAAACTAAAAAACAGGGACGATAGGAAACTGCTAGGAACCGAAAAAGAAAAG ACAATTTTGACCCCCCAGAACAACTTCTACACAAAGCTTGGTCAGGATTGTGTGGGCGTGGGATGTAGTGTGGACTTGTTCCTGTTTCCCAATGCCTATGTGGATGTCGCCACGATATCAGAAGTGTGTAGACTGACGGGAGGAAACCTGTACAAATACAGCTACTTCCAG GCTGATCTGGATGGGGAACGATTCCTTGAAGACCTGAAGTACAATGTGATGAACCAATCGGCGTTTGACGCTATTTTACGTGTTCGGGCCAGCACAG GCATCCGAGCTGTGGACTTCCTTGGTAACTTTTACATGTCCAACACGACGGATGTTGAAATGGCGGCCGTAGACCGAGAGCAGTCTATGAACGTGGAGATTAAGCATGATGACAAACTAAATGAGGCGGACGGTGCTTTTATTCAG GTGGCGGTGCTGTACACCAGTGTCGGGGGACAGAGGAGGTTACGCATCCACAACCTGGCCCTGAACTGCTGCACTCAGATGGCTGACCTCTTCAGGAACACCGAACTAGATACTCTCATCAACTACATGGCCAAACACG CTGTCAGGACCAGTTTGAACTCTAACCCCAAACAGGTGAGGGAGGGAATCATGAGTCAGGTGGCCCAGATTCTGGCCTGTTACAGGAAGAACTGCTCCACCCCCGCCCCCATGGGTCAGCTGATTCTCCCCGAGTCCATGAAGCTCCTACCACTCTACTCTAATTGTGTCGTCAAGAGTGATGCTCTACAGGGCG GGTCTGAAATCTCGACAGATGACAGAAGTTTCCTAATGCTCAAACTCAACTCCATGGATGTGTCTTCAACTCAAGTCTTCTTCTATCCCAGATTGATACCATTG CATGACTTGGAATCCCACGGTGACCGTATTCCTGCAGCCATTCGATGCTCGGTAGAGCGACTCAGGGATAACGGAGTGTACCTCCTAG AGAACGGCCTGTCCATGTTCCTGTGGATCGGACACAATGTGGAGCCTCAGTGGGTCCAGAAGGTGTTCTCGGTACAGAGCGCCGCCCAAATAGACATTGATAAG TGTAAATTGAATGACCTTGATAATCCAGTATCACAGAAATTAAGAGACGCCATTAATTCAATACGAGGCGAACGCTGTAGATACATGAAG TTAACAATTGTGCGACAGAGAGACAAGCTAGAGCCTTGGTTTAACCACTTTCTTGTCGAAGACAAGGGAAATAACGGCAGTGCATCTTATGTAGACTTCTTGCGTCACATTTATGGTGAAATTCGGAACTTACTGAGCTAA
- the LOC105341221 gene encoding protein transport protein Sec24C isoform X1, whose product MNPNYPGSTQGQMPPTGYGAPGMNPGQMRPPGPGPMNNPGYGAPPKPGPGQYGMPPASNGPQYPNMGPPGNVPGKPPVSMHNNMAPGLPPQARPSPMMPPSSSSQISNGMNAMHISQPRGPAPNQPNIGSPGQPRMGPPSGLPPTSQMGGIPRQPTNNMGGPMSGPPTNQFGGPPTSQYGGAPPTSQYGGAPPTSQYGGAPPTSQYGGAPPTSQYGGAPPTSQYGGAPPTSQFGGAPPTSQYGGAPPTSQYGGAPPTTHTGGMSGPMPRQGMPPPTSSSTGMPPQSRQGFPPAPSTGAHQSPPSGMTMTDRYGQGPPSGPPSGPSMMSPSGPGSFPPPPGPGNFPQGNQAGPGQFPPQPGQTPPGQFPPQPGQAPPGQMPPQPGQPRYPGGTMPGQSFPPNYPGGQPMSGPGGMQQPAGPKKLDPDQMPSPIQVIDDDRANRSGNFQTTKGAVPPLVTTDFVVQDQGNCNPRFMRSTLYNVPCTSDMLKSCHIPFALSISPFAKLPEEEYNPPIVNLGETGPVRCKRCKAYMNPNMMFIDGGRRFQCVFCGAATDVPAEYFAHLDHTGKRIDTYDRPELCLGSYEFVATKDYCKNGALPNAPAFIFMIDVSYNSIKSGLVHLICERLKEDILVNLPKEVGQEESEVRVGFVTYAKEIHFYNVKGNLAQPQMLVVSDLNDVFVPLLDGFLVKLSESEAVIDSLLSQIPEMFAESRETETVLGPVIQAGLDALKSADRSGKLYIFHTSLPIAEAPGKLKNRDDRKLLGTEKEKTILTPQNNFYTKLGQDCVGVGCSVDLFLFPNAYVDVATISEVCRLTGGNLYKYSYFQVNPEERADLDGERFLEDLKYNVMNQSAFDAILRVRASTGIRAVDFLGNFYMSNTTDVEMAAVDREQSMNVEIKHDDKLNEADGAFIQVAVLYTSVGGQRRLRIHNLALNCCTQMADLFRNTELDTLINYMAKHAVRTSLNSNPKQVREGIMSQVAQILACYRKNCSTPAPMGQLILPESMKLLPLYSNCVVKSDALQGGSEISTDDRSFLMLKLNSMDVSSTQVFFYPRLIPLHDLESHGDRIPAAIRCSVERLRDNGVYLLENGLSMFLWIGHNVEPQWVQKVFSVQSAAQIDIDKCKLNDLDNPVSQKLRDAINSIRGERCRYMKLTIVRQRDKLEPWFNHFLVEDKGNNGSASYVDFLRHIYGEIRNLLS is encoded by the exons ATGAATCCAAACTATCCCGGAAGTACTCAAGGACAGATGCCGCCCACAGGGTATGGAGCTCCCGGGATGAATCCCGGACAGATGCGACCCCCGGGACCAGGACCAATGAATAACCCAG GTTATGGTGCACCACCTAAGCCCGGACCAGGCCAGTATGGGATGCCACCTGCATCCAACGGACCCCAGTATCCAAACATGGGCCCACCTGG GAATGTTCCTGGTAAGCCACCAGTCAGCATGCACAACAACATGGCTCCTGGACTCCCTCCCCAGGCCCGGCCCTCCCCAATGATGCCCCCTTCATCGTCAAGTCAG ATTTCAAATGGGATGAATGCTATGCATATATCACAGCCAAGAGGACCTGCTCCAAAT CAGCCAAACATTGGTTCCCCAGGGCAACCTCGCATGGGTCCCCCCAGTGGGTTGCCACCAACAAGTCAAATGGGAGGCATTCCCAGACAACCAACAAATAATATGGGAGGTCCAATGTCTGGTCCCCCAACAAATCAGTTTGGAGGCCCCCCAACGAGCCAATATGGAGGTGCCCCACCGACAAGTCAATATGGAGGTGCTCCACCTACAAGTCAATATGGAGGTGCTCCACCTACAAGTCAATATGGAGGTGCCCCACCCACAAGTCAGTATGGAGGTGCCCCACCCACAAGTCAATATGGAGGTGCCCCACCCACAAGTCAGTTTGGAGGTGCTCCACCTACAAGTCAATATGGAGGTGCCCCACCCACAAGTCAGTATGGGGGTGCCCCACCCACAACTCATACAGGAGGAATGTCTGGTCCTATGCCAAGACAAGGAATGCCTCCACCTACATCTTCCAGCACTGGCATGCCTCCTCAAAGCAGACAAGGCTTCCCTCCTGCACCATCCACAGGGGCCCATCAGAGTCCTCCTTCAGGAATGACAATGACAGACCGATATGGACAGGGACCACCAAGTGGACCTCCATCAGGGCCAAGCATGATGTCTCCATCTGGTCCTGGATCGTTTCCTCCACCACCAGGACCTGGCAACTTTCCCCAGGGGAATCAGGCTGGACCCGGGCAGTTTCCCCCTCAACCAGGCCAAACTCCTCCAGGGCAGTTCCCCCCTCAACCAGGTCAAGCTCCCCCAGGGCAGATGCCCCCTCAACCAGGACAGCCCCGGTATCCCGGGGGAACAATGCCTGGACAGTCCTTCCCGCCCAACTATCCAGGGGGCCAGCCTATGTCAGGCCCTGGAGGAATGCAGCAGCCCGCTGGGCCAAAGAAGCTGGACCCTGATCAGATGCCCAGCCCA ATTCAAGTGATAGATGATGACAGAGCCAACAGAAGTGGGAATTTCCAAACAACCAAAGGAGCTGTGCCACCATTGGTCACAACAGATTTTGTGGTGCAAGATCAAG GGAACTGTAACCCTCGTTTTATGAGGTCCACTCTATATAATGTGCCCTGTACCTCGGATATGCTAAAGAGTTGTCACATACCTTTTGCACTCAGCATTAGTCCATTTGCCAAGCTTCCAGAAGAagag TACAATCCGCCCATTGTGAACCTCGGGGAGACAGGTCCGGTGCGGTGCAAGAGATGCAAGGCCTACATGAACCCCAACATGATGTTTATTGACGGTGGGCGTCGGTTCCAGTGTGTGTTCTGTGGCGCCGCCACTGACG TGCCAGCGGAGTACTTTGCCCATTTAGACCACACAGGAAAGAGAATTGACACGTATGACAGACCAGAGCTTTGCCTTGGCTCGTACGAGTTTGTAGCCACAAAAGATTATTGTAAG AATGGAGCATTGCCAAACGCGCCAgcatttattttcatgattGATGTCTCATACAACAGTATAAAAAGTGGGCTTGTCCATCTAATATGTGAAAGGTTAAAAGAAGATATCTTGGTGAATTTGCCAAA agAGGTTGGACAGGAAGAATCCGAGGTCAGAGTCGGCTTTGTGACGTACGCTAAAGAGATTCACTTCTACAATGTCAAG GGAAACCTTGCTCAGCCTCAGATGTTGGTTGTCTCCGACTTGAACGATGTGTTTGTGCCGTTACTGGACGGATTCTTGGTAAAACTTTCTGAATCAGAGGCGGTCATTGACAGCTTGTTGTCCCAGATTCCAGAGATGTTCGCGGAGTCACGGGAGACGGAAACGGTGCTTGGACCAGTCATACAGGCTGGACTGGACGCGCTTAAGTCGGCAGACCGTAGCGGGAAGCTGTACATATTCCACACCTCACTGCCCATCGCTGAGGCACCTGGAAAACTAAAAAACAGGGACGATAGGAAACTGCTAGGAACCGAAAAAGAAAAG ACAATTTTGACCCCCCAGAACAACTTCTACACAAAGCTTGGTCAGGATTGTGTGGGCGTGGGATGTAGTGTGGACTTGTTCCTGTTTCCCAATGCCTATGTGGATGTCGCCACGATATCAGAAGTGTGTAGACTGACGGGAGGAAACCTGTACAAATACAGCTACTTCCAG GTGAATCCTGAAGAGAGA GCTGATCTGGATGGGGAACGATTCCTTGAAGACCTGAAGTACAATGTGATGAACCAATCGGCGTTTGACGCTATTTTACGTGTTCGGGCCAGCACAG GCATCCGAGCTGTGGACTTCCTTGGTAACTTTTACATGTCCAACACGACGGATGTTGAAATGGCGGCCGTAGACCGAGAGCAGTCTATGAACGTGGAGATTAAGCATGATGACAAACTAAATGAGGCGGACGGTGCTTTTATTCAG GTGGCGGTGCTGTACACCAGTGTCGGGGGACAGAGGAGGTTACGCATCCACAACCTGGCCCTGAACTGCTGCACTCAGATGGCTGACCTCTTCAGGAACACCGAACTAGATACTCTCATCAACTACATGGCCAAACACG CTGTCAGGACCAGTTTGAACTCTAACCCCAAACAGGTGAGGGAGGGAATCATGAGTCAGGTGGCCCAGATTCTGGCCTGTTACAGGAAGAACTGCTCCACCCCCGCCCCCATGGGTCAGCTGATTCTCCCCGAGTCCATGAAGCTCCTACCACTCTACTCTAATTGTGTCGTCAAGAGTGATGCTCTACAGGGCG GGTCTGAAATCTCGACAGATGACAGAAGTTTCCTAATGCTCAAACTCAACTCCATGGATGTGTCTTCAACTCAAGTCTTCTTCTATCCCAGATTGATACCATTG CATGACTTGGAATCCCACGGTGACCGTATTCCTGCAGCCATTCGATGCTCGGTAGAGCGACTCAGGGATAACGGAGTGTACCTCCTAG AGAACGGCCTGTCCATGTTCCTGTGGATCGGACACAATGTGGAGCCTCAGTGGGTCCAGAAGGTGTTCTCGGTACAGAGCGCCGCCCAAATAGACATTGATAAG TGTAAATTGAATGACCTTGATAATCCAGTATCACAGAAATTAAGAGACGCCATTAATTCAATACGAGGCGAACGCTGTAGATACATGAAG TTAACAATTGTGCGACAGAGAGACAAGCTAGAGCCTTGGTTTAACCACTTTCTTGTCGAAGACAAGGGAAATAACGGCAGTGCATCTTATGTAGACTTCTTGCGTCACATTTATGGTGAAATTCGGAACTTACTGAGCTAA
- the LOC105341221 gene encoding protein transport protein Sec24C isoform X2: MNPNYPGSTQGQMPPTGYGAPGMNPGQMRPPGPGPMNNPGYGAPPKPGPGQYGMPPASNGPQYPNMGPPGNVPGKPPVSMHNNMAPGLPPQARPSPMMPPSSSSQISNGMNAMHISQPRGPAPNPNIGSPGQPRMGPPSGLPPTSQMGGIPRQPTNNMGGPMSGPPTNQFGGPPTSQYGGAPPTSQYGGAPPTSQYGGAPPTSQYGGAPPTSQYGGAPPTSQYGGAPPTSQFGGAPPTSQYGGAPPTSQYGGAPPTTHTGGMSGPMPRQGMPPPTSSSTGMPPQSRQGFPPAPSTGAHQSPPSGMTMTDRYGQGPPSGPPSGPSMMSPSGPGSFPPPPGPGNFPQGNQAGPGQFPPQPGQTPPGQFPPQPGQAPPGQMPPQPGQPRYPGGTMPGQSFPPNYPGGQPMSGPGGMQQPAGPKKLDPDQMPSPIQVIDDDRANRSGNFQTTKGAVPPLVTTDFVVQDQGNCNPRFMRSTLYNVPCTSDMLKSCHIPFALSISPFAKLPEEEYNPPIVNLGETGPVRCKRCKAYMNPNMMFIDGGRRFQCVFCGAATDVPAEYFAHLDHTGKRIDTYDRPELCLGSYEFVATKDYCKNGALPNAPAFIFMIDVSYNSIKSGLVHLICERLKEDILVNLPKEVGQEESEVRVGFVTYAKEIHFYNVKGNLAQPQMLVVSDLNDVFVPLLDGFLVKLSESEAVIDSLLSQIPEMFAESRETETVLGPVIQAGLDALKSADRSGKLYIFHTSLPIAEAPGKLKNRDDRKLLGTEKEKTILTPQNNFYTKLGQDCVGVGCSVDLFLFPNAYVDVATISEVCRLTGGNLYKYSYFQVNPEERADLDGERFLEDLKYNVMNQSAFDAILRVRASTGIRAVDFLGNFYMSNTTDVEMAAVDREQSMNVEIKHDDKLNEADGAFIQVAVLYTSVGGQRRLRIHNLALNCCTQMADLFRNTELDTLINYMAKHAVRTSLNSNPKQVREGIMSQVAQILACYRKNCSTPAPMGQLILPESMKLLPLYSNCVVKSDALQGGSEISTDDRSFLMLKLNSMDVSSTQVFFYPRLIPLHDLESHGDRIPAAIRCSVERLRDNGVYLLENGLSMFLWIGHNVEPQWVQKVFSVQSAAQIDIDKCKLNDLDNPVSQKLRDAINSIRGERCRYMKLTIVRQRDKLEPWFNHFLVEDKGNNGSASYVDFLRHIYGEIRNLLS, encoded by the exons ATGAATCCAAACTATCCCGGAAGTACTCAAGGACAGATGCCGCCCACAGGGTATGGAGCTCCCGGGATGAATCCCGGACAGATGCGACCCCCGGGACCAGGACCAATGAATAACCCAG GTTATGGTGCACCACCTAAGCCCGGACCAGGCCAGTATGGGATGCCACCTGCATCCAACGGACCCCAGTATCCAAACATGGGCCCACCTGG GAATGTTCCTGGTAAGCCACCAGTCAGCATGCACAACAACATGGCTCCTGGACTCCCTCCCCAGGCCCGGCCCTCCCCAATGATGCCCCCTTCATCGTCAAGTCAG ATTTCAAATGGGATGAATGCTATGCATATATCACAGCCAAGAGGACCTGCTCCAAAT CCAAACATTGGTTCCCCAGGGCAACCTCGCATGGGTCCCCCCAGTGGGTTGCCACCAACAAGTCAAATGGGAGGCATTCCCAGACAACCAACAAATAATATGGGAGGTCCAATGTCTGGTCCCCCAACAAATCAGTTTGGAGGCCCCCCAACGAGCCAATATGGAGGTGCCCCACCGACAAGTCAATATGGAGGTGCTCCACCTACAAGTCAATATGGAGGTGCTCCACCTACAAGTCAATATGGAGGTGCCCCACCCACAAGTCAGTATGGAGGTGCCCCACCCACAAGTCAATATGGAGGTGCCCCACCCACAAGTCAGTTTGGAGGTGCTCCACCTACAAGTCAATATGGAGGTGCCCCACCCACAAGTCAGTATGGGGGTGCCCCACCCACAACTCATACAGGAGGAATGTCTGGTCCTATGCCAAGACAAGGAATGCCTCCACCTACATCTTCCAGCACTGGCATGCCTCCTCAAAGCAGACAAGGCTTCCCTCCTGCACCATCCACAGGGGCCCATCAGAGTCCTCCTTCAGGAATGACAATGACAGACCGATATGGACAGGGACCACCAAGTGGACCTCCATCAGGGCCAAGCATGATGTCTCCATCTGGTCCTGGATCGTTTCCTCCACCACCAGGACCTGGCAACTTTCCCCAGGGGAATCAGGCTGGACCCGGGCAGTTTCCCCCTCAACCAGGCCAAACTCCTCCAGGGCAGTTCCCCCCTCAACCAGGTCAAGCTCCCCCAGGGCAGATGCCCCCTCAACCAGGACAGCCCCGGTATCCCGGGGGAACAATGCCTGGACAGTCCTTCCCGCCCAACTATCCAGGGGGCCAGCCTATGTCAGGCCCTGGAGGAATGCAGCAGCCCGCTGGGCCAAAGAAGCTGGACCCTGATCAGATGCCCAGCCCA ATTCAAGTGATAGATGATGACAGAGCCAACAGAAGTGGGAATTTCCAAACAACCAAAGGAGCTGTGCCACCATTGGTCACAACAGATTTTGTGGTGCAAGATCAAG GGAACTGTAACCCTCGTTTTATGAGGTCCACTCTATATAATGTGCCCTGTACCTCGGATATGCTAAAGAGTTGTCACATACCTTTTGCACTCAGCATTAGTCCATTTGCCAAGCTTCCAGAAGAagag TACAATCCGCCCATTGTGAACCTCGGGGAGACAGGTCCGGTGCGGTGCAAGAGATGCAAGGCCTACATGAACCCCAACATGATGTTTATTGACGGTGGGCGTCGGTTCCAGTGTGTGTTCTGTGGCGCCGCCACTGACG TGCCAGCGGAGTACTTTGCCCATTTAGACCACACAGGAAAGAGAATTGACACGTATGACAGACCAGAGCTTTGCCTTGGCTCGTACGAGTTTGTAGCCACAAAAGATTATTGTAAG AATGGAGCATTGCCAAACGCGCCAgcatttattttcatgattGATGTCTCATACAACAGTATAAAAAGTGGGCTTGTCCATCTAATATGTGAAAGGTTAAAAGAAGATATCTTGGTGAATTTGCCAAA agAGGTTGGACAGGAAGAATCCGAGGTCAGAGTCGGCTTTGTGACGTACGCTAAAGAGATTCACTTCTACAATGTCAAG GGAAACCTTGCTCAGCCTCAGATGTTGGTTGTCTCCGACTTGAACGATGTGTTTGTGCCGTTACTGGACGGATTCTTGGTAAAACTTTCTGAATCAGAGGCGGTCATTGACAGCTTGTTGTCCCAGATTCCAGAGATGTTCGCGGAGTCACGGGAGACGGAAACGGTGCTTGGACCAGTCATACAGGCTGGACTGGACGCGCTTAAGTCGGCAGACCGTAGCGGGAAGCTGTACATATTCCACACCTCACTGCCCATCGCTGAGGCACCTGGAAAACTAAAAAACAGGGACGATAGGAAACTGCTAGGAACCGAAAAAGAAAAG ACAATTTTGACCCCCCAGAACAACTTCTACACAAAGCTTGGTCAGGATTGTGTGGGCGTGGGATGTAGTGTGGACTTGTTCCTGTTTCCCAATGCCTATGTGGATGTCGCCACGATATCAGAAGTGTGTAGACTGACGGGAGGAAACCTGTACAAATACAGCTACTTCCAG GTGAATCCTGAAGAGAGA GCTGATCTGGATGGGGAACGATTCCTTGAAGACCTGAAGTACAATGTGATGAACCAATCGGCGTTTGACGCTATTTTACGTGTTCGGGCCAGCACAG GCATCCGAGCTGTGGACTTCCTTGGTAACTTTTACATGTCCAACACGACGGATGTTGAAATGGCGGCCGTAGACCGAGAGCAGTCTATGAACGTGGAGATTAAGCATGATGACAAACTAAATGAGGCGGACGGTGCTTTTATTCAG GTGGCGGTGCTGTACACCAGTGTCGGGGGACAGAGGAGGTTACGCATCCACAACCTGGCCCTGAACTGCTGCACTCAGATGGCTGACCTCTTCAGGAACACCGAACTAGATACTCTCATCAACTACATGGCCAAACACG CTGTCAGGACCAGTTTGAACTCTAACCCCAAACAGGTGAGGGAGGGAATCATGAGTCAGGTGGCCCAGATTCTGGCCTGTTACAGGAAGAACTGCTCCACCCCCGCCCCCATGGGTCAGCTGATTCTCCCCGAGTCCATGAAGCTCCTACCACTCTACTCTAATTGTGTCGTCAAGAGTGATGCTCTACAGGGCG GGTCTGAAATCTCGACAGATGACAGAAGTTTCCTAATGCTCAAACTCAACTCCATGGATGTGTCTTCAACTCAAGTCTTCTTCTATCCCAGATTGATACCATTG CATGACTTGGAATCCCACGGTGACCGTATTCCTGCAGCCATTCGATGCTCGGTAGAGCGACTCAGGGATAACGGAGTGTACCTCCTAG AGAACGGCCTGTCCATGTTCCTGTGGATCGGACACAATGTGGAGCCTCAGTGGGTCCAGAAGGTGTTCTCGGTACAGAGCGCCGCCCAAATAGACATTGATAAG TGTAAATTGAATGACCTTGATAATCCAGTATCACAGAAATTAAGAGACGCCATTAATTCAATACGAGGCGAACGCTGTAGATACATGAAG TTAACAATTGTGCGACAGAGAGACAAGCTAGAGCCTTGGTTTAACCACTTTCTTGTCGAAGACAAGGGAAATAACGGCAGTGCATCTTATGTAGACTTCTTGCGTCACATTTATGGTGAAATTCGGAACTTACTGAGCTAA